A genomic region of Trifolium pratense cultivar HEN17-A07 linkage group LG3, ARS_RC_1.1, whole genome shotgun sequence contains the following coding sequences:
- the LOC123913568 gene encoding putative F-box/FBD/LRR-repeat protein At1g78760, giving the protein MKRGTKKRIKEKNEDRFSCLPDYVLLHILSFFDIKEAIQTCILSTRWKNLWKILPTLTLISSQFATFEAFTKFISKILSLRDASASLDVLDFQCEGRMDPRELKRILTYAISHSVKRLRIDVNFDIQQFLPSLFSCHTLTSLHLSIYESPRPITLFPNSLNLPAVTTLALNGFLFCVGDDGRVDPFSKFDKLDTLMIYGACEVRDNKLNLCISSTTLVNLTIRTNYSAAGGIRFQLYTPNLCTFVYHGHIPFQKLCGINSNLSSIKHVLLDMTIGVGMWSNPKDNPLLLLHLLDELANVESLTISHRTLKVLSLVPYLLEIEFTSLYNLKSLKVDGKFITEGMLYFLLQNAPSAKVILY; this is encoded by the exons ATGAAGAGAGGAACGAAAAAACGTATCAAAGAGAAGAATGAAGATAGGTTTAGCTGTTTACCTGACTATGTTTTACTTCACATACTCTCCTTTTTCGACATCAAAGAGGCAATCCAAACTTGTATACTCTCCACTAGATGGAAAAATCTCTGGAAGATTCTGCCCACACTTACATTAATTTCTTCACAATTCGCAACTTTTGAGGCTTTCACCAAATTTATCTCTAAGATTTTGTCATTACGAGATGCCTCAGCTTCACTTGATGTTCTCGATTTTCAGTGTGAGGGTAGAATGGATCCTCGGGAACTCAAAAGGATTTTGACATACGCTATTTCACACAGTGTCAAGAGATTACGAATTGATGTCAATTTTGACATTCAACAATTTCTCCCTTCCTTGTTTTCATGTCATACCTTAACATCTCTTCACCTTTCGATTTACGAATCTCCTAGGCCGATAACATTATTTCCTAATTCTCTGAATTTGCCAGCAGTAACAACCCTAGCCCTAAATGGCTTTCTCTTTTGTGTCGGTGATGATGGTCGTGTTGATCCCTTTTCGAAATTTGACAAGTTGGATACTTTGATGATTTATGGAGCATGTGAAGTTCGTGATAATAAACTAAATCTCTGCATATCGAGTACCACCCTTGTCAACTTAACAATACGAACCAACTACTCAGCTGCTGGCGGGATAAGATTTCAGTTATATACTCCAAATCTTTGTACCTTTGTTTATCACGGTCATATTCCGTTCCAGAAACTCTGTGGGATCAATAGCAATCTCTCTTCTATCAAACATGTGCTTCTTGATATGACTATTGGTGTGGGAATGTGGTCAAATCCCAAAGATAATCCTTTGCTTCTACTCCACTTGCTGGATGAGCTTGCTAATGTTGAATCATTGACAATTTCTCATAGAACTCTTAAG GTTCTCTCCTTAGTTCCTTATTTATTGGAGATTGAGTTCACTTCCTTGTATAACTTGAAGTCACTGAAAGTAGATGGTAAATTCATAACTGAAGGAATGTTgtattttttgcttcaaaatGCACCATCAGCAAAGGTTATCTTATATTGA